The stretch of DNA tttaaaatggcCATGAATTTTTCTCGTACCGAGAAGTTTCGTCGAAAGCCTCAGCTTTCTTTTTACCTACTAACATTGACAATGAGGCACACTGAAGCCAGCGTAGACCGGGCGTGTGAAGGAGATCCTTTGTCAATTCGCCGCCATTTCAATGCGAAGTCAAACGCAAGACGTCCGGGAGAAAAACCGCAATTAGGCAGGCAAACGGCGGCGGCTCGATTTGACTTTTCGTAGAAATATTTGCGCAGCCAGGAAAAACTAGTTGACGAGGGTGAAATGCTCCGAGTCCTGGTAACAGGAGCGGAACTTAACGCGGCGTCGTCTTCATAACGAGACGCCTGCCCGTCGCCGGCACGTTAATGACTAACGAAGCCCTCGAGGACCTTTGTTCTTTCCAGAATGGCGTGCGAATTACTACCTGCACGAAGCGAGAACCTTCTTAACGTTAGAAGAGGCCACGGAGTGAAAGTTATCTATAAAACAGGCCTATCTTTGTGCCACGTCATCATTGGGgggataatttattattattttaaataagagcATCATCAGATATCTTAACAACGCACggcgaataatattaaaaaagaaaaggaaatgaTAAAGGAAATTATTGATATCAAAAGCTTCTGTTTCATCTTTTACAGGCGCATGTTCCCGTCCGTCCATGTAAACGTGAGCGGTTTGCGAAAGCGCGAATCTTATTACGTTCTCTTGGAGATAGCACCGGCTTCCGATCGTCGACATAAATACTGCGGCTACGAAAACGGAAGCAAGATGGGTTGGAGCATCGCGGGACCAGCGGAGCCGCAGCATCCCTTCAACCGTAGGATTTACATGCATCCCGAAAGCCCGGCGATGGGACACCACTGGATGGACAATTCGATCAACTTCCACAAGTTGAAGATCACGAACAACATGAAcgacaaaaataataacgtaagtGAATGcgaaataacaaaaagaactattaatttaagttATATTCTACGTACGATAAAGGTTGGAGAAAAGAAACGCGTACTTCGAGCAAAGAATAAGGCAATTTCTGATTGTTAGAGAAAACTTAAATGAATGGAATTGTTCAATTTAGTGGGCGCAGCCCATTTATCTGGCTCGACGATGTTTTGACATccttaaaaaacattttcaaagATCGTTATTCCCTTTTCTATTCCTATCTCTCTGGCCTACCTCCCCCGGTCTCGCATTACGTATTGTCTTTCATTTGTACCGCTACACCGCATCcaactctttttcttttttttttttcagtattaTGAATTACCAACTCATACAAAAATGAATCATTTCAAATCGTCGAATAAGATACTTTTCTTCTCTTGCAATAtgctttgtttctttttttttttgtttttattgtttcttttctctttcattctttATCTTTAACCGACAACGATAGCAGATAATACATAGAAAAGGTTGTGACGAAGCGAAGTACATTagattataaagaaattatcaGGAGATAcgcttatttctttcttttttttttttcttttttttttcttttttttctaatctgCATTTATGATAGTTCAACTGTTCTCCCACAAAATTCGCCCAAAGGCAGAAGCGTCTTGCGGTCGAAGATTAGAGAACTTCTGAGGAGAGAAAAGATCCTGGCACTGGTCGACGGTGCATTTTCCGGCGGAGACTTAAGCTACTCAAGACGGTGCGGCACGTCGACCGGCGTCTATGGGAGATTAGCACGCTCCACGATACCCTGTAATCGATATACCCTCGCTTTCCTGTTGGGCCCGAACGAGAGCGGATTTGTTTACGGCCGACAGGGCTCCTAGCTGCCACCGTCGCCGTTGGTGTTAAAAATGCCGTTTTACGGTTCTCCTCTGCCTTTGTTGACGGCAAGAGGGACGCAGAAGAGCTCGGCGGCACTTTTGCCCCTCGTTATTGCCCATTTCAGCCGATTCGTGCATGAAAAACTTTACGTTAATCTAAAGGATTAGCGGCTGGACGGCGGCGTCAAACAAAAAATTCGCTTTGTCGCACGTTTATCTTAATTTCGTCACCTTTCCCTTTAATCACGAAACGGGATCTGAtctaatctaaaaaaaaaaaaataaaaatatctaaactttctattttattcaaaaaatcattatcttattatttctttcaatgtaaacttcttaattaaaatagtattatattaaataaaggaTCTAGTTTGCactgagaatttttttaacatttaacgtgcttaataattacagatttaataacatttgttGGAAAATGATTTGTTACGAAACGACGtatgtattaaaaatcatGTTTTAgctgtgtaaaaaaaaaaaaaaagttaaacagCAGTAACGACTACCAGATTGCGTATTGAAGTGCATCTTGCTCTAGATTCATACGAGAGATTCTCCGCGGAGACATGTGATTCCGAGAAGGTTGCAGGGCTTAGTCTGGTTTTCGGGAATCGCGTCTGTGTCTACCGTCGGCCTCTTTAGTGAGGCGCCAACTTATCTCGAAAAAGCGGCGCCCCTTTTACCCGGTTCCTCAAActaattacgaatttaataaaattcccGGCGCTCTGTGGCTCTCTTCCGCCCCCATTCGCGACTAACAGAAAGGGCCTCTTCTTTCATATTACTCCTTTACCCTTTCGGGATCATTTTTCGCGATACAGATAGCgacgatacttttttttccacatttaacattcgataaaaataaaatattaatgcgtatttttaaaatatagctcaattaaaaatcttttaaatgttatttgctaaattaaattaattacgaaaatttatattacaggtGGTATTAACGTCGATGCACAAGTACGTTCCTAAAATCTGGATCATTCAATGCTCCAGTGCGAAGAACTACAGCGAACTCTTTTCTTATCCGGCTGCGTCGTTCGCTTTTCCGGAAACCGAGTTCATCGCAGTAACGGCGTACCAAGTACgtatagaaaaaattttaaagtataaagtcagatcaatatttttcattatttcaatattatttatattttaattattgtaactTTTTACGGTCTTATATCGCACGTATGCAAACTAAAATACTGCAACAGCCTGTCGCATGGATCCTTTCTCAAACAGAAACCTgtttatgaatataaaacatttattaacaaaaacgtCTGCGTTATTTTTTCAGAACGAGAATATCACGAAGTTAAAGATCGACAACAATCCATTCGCGAAGGGTTTTCGCGAGACGGGTCAGTCGCGGTTCAAGCGCAAGTATCATCAGATTTCGCCGGATTCCAGCCGCGACGAAAGGAGCAACGTCTCGTTCTCTGATTCAGAATCGAATCAGGTCGTGAGTGAAAGGGGTAACTCGTCCAACGAAAGGGACAGCGTTACGAGCTCGGGGGACAGTGTTACGAGCTCAGGGGGCAGTATCGCGAGCAACTCGGAGAGCACAAGGCAACAGAAGAGGCTCGTAGTGGAGGAGAGTAATTCAGAGGACATTCAAGACGACGCTGTACCAGACGATCCGAAATCACCGGCAGAGACCGGAGACGAACACAGGGTGCCTCTTCACAGACCTTGGTTAAACTTGCCGCCCGAGCAAGTGACACCGTCCGATATTTCACGTCATTCGCATTCTTTGTCGCAACCTTTACTACCCCCGTATTATAACTATATGTATTCGCAGTACGTGGCGTCGCAAAACTACATGAGACTTCGCGACTATCCGTTCCAGAATTATTACCGGCCTTTATGGTGGCTGTGACACATGCGGGCACACGCTGTCTTGTTTTTCGCGGTTTTATTACAACGTTTTATGACGGGGACGCGCGATTAAGACTGAAagttttgtacatttttatgttacatatatgtatatatattgttcaagtgtattaatttaaaagaagaaatatttttagatctttaaaatagtttaatgaaaaaatcaataaaacaGGTTAACAATTATATCATATGTATGTGATATAAAATTCATgatgtatgtataaaataaaaatgga from Cardiocondyla obscurior isolate alpha-2009 linkage group LG04, Cobs3.1, whole genome shotgun sequence encodes:
- the LOC139101966 gene encoding T-box-containing protein TBX6L isoform X2, which codes for MQRRTSASENCHRFRDPRSTLVELNVPRLQQLVPPLHLARSSIALHCGLDDRMNSNEWLFRPPVLPGVNVELLNRSLWERFHEQNTEMIITKTGRRMFPSVHVNVSGLRKRESYYVLLEIAPASDRRHKYCGYENGSKMGWSIAGPAEPQHPFNRRIYMHPESPAMGHHWMDNSINFHKLKITNNMNDKNNNVVLTSMHKYVPKIWIIQCSSAKNYSELFSYPAASFAFPETEFIAVTAYQNENITKLKIDNNPFAKGFRETGQSRFKRKYHQISPDSSRDERSNVSFSDSESNQVVSERGNSSNERDSVTSSGDSVTSSGGSIASNSESTRQQKRLVVEESNSEDIQDDAVPDDPKSPAETGDEHRVPLHRPWLNLPPEQVTPSDISRHSHSLSQPLLPPYYNYMYSQYVASQNYMRLRDYPFQNYYRPLWWL
- the LOC139101966 gene encoding T-box-containing protein TBX6L isoform X1: MQRRTSASENCHRFRAFLLHRRSTDEQKKNRSKMFLQDPRSTLVELNVPRLQQLVPPLHLARSSIALHCGLDDRMNSNEWLFRPPVLPGVNVELLNRSLWERFHEQNTEMIITKTGRRMFPSVHVNVSGLRKRESYYVLLEIAPASDRRHKYCGYENGSKMGWSIAGPAEPQHPFNRRIYMHPESPAMGHHWMDNSINFHKLKITNNMNDKNNNVVLTSMHKYVPKIWIIQCSSAKNYSELFSYPAASFAFPETEFIAVTAYQNENITKLKIDNNPFAKGFRETGQSRFKRKYHQISPDSSRDERSNVSFSDSESNQVVSERGNSSNERDSVTSSGDSVTSSGGSIASNSESTRQQKRLVVEESNSEDIQDDAVPDDPKSPAETGDEHRVPLHRPWLNLPPEQVTPSDISRHSHSLSQPLLPPYYNYMYSQYVASQNYMRLRDYPFQNYYRPLWWL